The window TAGGCGGCGCCGATGGTTTCCACGGTAAGGCCAAGGACGCGGTGTTTGGTGATGTCTTCCACCCGTTCACCGCTGATGTAGACTTTTCTCCCATCCCGTAAACTTTCCCTGTACTCCTCAATAGTGCGAATCCCCATAATGCGCCCCTTTCTTTTAAAGGTGTCCGTTAGACCGACCCTTGGACTGCCATCGCCGGGCCATAGGAGAAGAGTTAAATTGGCACTGGCCGGGCAGGCAAGGAAGGAATGCAACCATACCCATGCGACCCGATGTCGCGTATCCAACAGAACAAACTGAATGAATGTATAATGATATAACAGTTTATGAAAGCGTAAATAGCGCCCATCCACAAATGGCCAATTTGGCTGGTTCTGGATGCGCACTGACAGATAGCGGCGGATTCATCTTCGAGGAAAGGCAGCCGCCCTGCGCCATATTGGCTCGTTCACCGGATCAAACTATGACATCCGATAGAGATATCAAGTCCGCCAAGGCAGGGGAGATGGGCCGGCAGGCCACCGGTCCATGACAGAACGCCTGTTGATGGGGTTTAGGGGAATTGGGCGCCGGAACCGGTTTCTCCGGAAATGCCCAGAGCTTGGGAACGGTGGTCTGCGCTGCTTCCTCGAACCGTGTAGCGGCCGTCTCGCAGGGCCTGGGCGAGTTGCCACTCGGTATGAAAGAGATCCTCGAAACAGGTGTAGGCGTTGCCGAGGGCCTGAATCCCATGGGCATCCGATCCGCCGGTACCCGGCAAGCCCATCTGCCGGGCCGCCCACTGGGCGCGCTCGTTTTTATCGGACCGAACGCTACCGTTGAGGGTTTCGATGGCGGCGATTCCCTTTAATCCCAAAATCCGGTCCCCCAGAGCACGAGTGACCATGCCTTCCTGGTAGGGGTGGGCCGGCACCGCGGCACCGCCTCTGCGATTCACCCAATCTACGACCGTTTGCATGGGCAGACCGGGCAGTAGATCGCCCCGGCCCGCCGTCACGCCGTAGATTAACAAATGGCCCTCCTCGGCACGATACTCCAGGCCCCTGAAAATGGGAAAATTCTCCTGCGCTGCAATTTGAACGAACGGTGCGCTCAGGTCATAGGCATGATGTTCGGTGATGCACACCGCATCCAACCCCACCTGCCTGGCCCTGCCCACCACCTCGTCCGGCCGAATCGCCGAGTCGCCCCCCAGTAGCGTGTGAATGTGTAAATCGATCTTGAACATGTCGCTATTGCCGCCTTATTTTCACTTCATCAACATTTGAGCGTATGGGCTTTTTCCTTCTGTTTTTCCAATTTGCGCAGTCTGTTGCGTTCGATCGCCTCGTTGTTGCGCCGACAGGCCTCCTCGGAGTCGAATCGCACCTCGGGCACGGCCCTGGGGCGATGGTTCTCGTCCAGGCTGACGAAGGTCAAATAGGCCGAGGCGATGTGACGGACTTCGCCGGAGAGCAGATTCTCGGCTTCGACCCGCACGCCGATCTCCATGGAGGAGCGACCGACATAATTCAGACTCGCCTTGAGCGTCAACAGTTCACCGACAAAAGCCGGGTTGTGAAAATCGAGCCGATCGATGGAAGCCGTCACCACGTTGGCCCGCGCATGGCGGTAGGCGACAATGCCGGCGGTATTGTCGATGTGTTTCATGATGACGCCGCCATGCACATTGCCCGCCGGGTTAGTGTCCGCCGGCATCACCAGGTAGGAGACGACCAGGCTGGTATCTTTGGCGCTTTTTCTCTCCATAGCAGTTTCCTCCACATTGACCTTGCTATTTTGTGTTCCACGATGTGAACCCGGAAACCTATTGACCCGTCCCCTGTTTGGCAAGAAAAAAGCGGCTCCCAGAGAAAAACAAGCCGCGACAGTCGATGCGGTGCCGCACGATATGTTCGACCATATCATATGCCTTTTGACATCCACAACTCATTATGGATTGACTCAGCACGCGATTGACCGTATGCTTGAACTCTTCGACAAAGCTATCATTCACGTTCCATTTCAAGCCCATGGACCGAGTCGCGGAGATCAGGTTCGCGCCCCGGCCAACGACGCATAAATGAGGCGGCTGAATGACCTTGCCATACCAAATCAACGCATCGACAACTGCCTCGCCCGTCATTCCCCCCATGGGGATCGACGTATCGAACGGCCATTACCGGATTGATCCGGCAAGCTTGGGTATTGCATCACCACAAGAAAAAAGGAGGAGAAAATGAAG is drawn from Desulfatitalea tepidiphila and contains these coding sequences:
- a CDS encoding CehA/McbA family metallohydrolase; this encodes MFKIDLHIHTLLGGDSAIRPDEVVGRARQVGLDAVCITEHHAYDLSAPFVQIAAQENFPIFRGLEYRAEEGHLLIYGVTAGRGDLLPGLPMQTVVDWVNRRGGAAVPAHPYQEGMVTRALGDRILGLKGIAAIETLNGSVRSDKNERAQWAARQMGLPGTGGSDAHGIQALGNAYTCFEDLFHTEWQLAQALRDGRYTVRGSSADHRSQALGISGETGSGAQFP
- a CDS encoding acyl-CoA thioesterase, whose amino-acid sequence is MERKSAKDTSLVVSYLVMPADTNPAGNVHGGVIMKHIDNTAGIVAYRHARANVVTASIDRLDFHNPAFVGELLTLKASLNYVGRSSMEIGVRVEAENLLSGEVRHIASAYLTFVSLDENHRPRAVPEVRFDSEEACRRNNEAIERNRLRKLEKQKEKAHTLKC